The proteins below are encoded in one region of Paenibacillus albus:
- a CDS encoding cytochrome P450: MSAHSHSQSSFAEKPDIASWFRRYSEPLHRNPYPFYSYLLEQEPIRFIEENGFWVISRYEDVNRILKDPTFVREHRNAMPGLYEEPPQQVVNEWKPVNDLLDNWMLLRDAPVHTRLRGLVSPAFTPRAMERLRQNIRNIAEHLADEMAEGNEAELISGFAFPLPVIVIAEMLGVPPEDRELFKGWSHTFARILEGGDQPPDFAGQAIGAAEEISVYFRDLIGEHKKAPKEDMISDLIHAKEQADALTEQELIATCVLLLVAGHETTVNLISNTMLALLDHPEQRALLLNQPKLIASTVEEGLRYEGPVQQTSRLAAADYSIGGQTIKQGQFVTVMLGAANRDPAQFQEPDRFLIERTPNRHLAFATGAHFCLGAPLARMEGEIALSVLMQKFPKMHFKDEYPNWRPNMLFRGLGTMQVQL, encoded by the coding sequence GTGTCTGCGCACTCACATTCGCAATCGTCTTTCGCGGAGAAGCCTGATATCGCTTCTTGGTTCCGACGCTATTCCGAGCCTTTACACCGCAACCCGTATCCGTTTTACTCCTATCTACTTGAGCAAGAGCCGATTCGCTTCATTGAGGAGAACGGTTTCTGGGTGATCTCAAGATATGAAGATGTCAATCGAATATTGAAGGATCCGACATTTGTCCGTGAGCATCGGAATGCGATGCCGGGCCTCTATGAAGAGCCGCCGCAGCAAGTGGTTAACGAATGGAAGCCGGTCAATGACTTGCTCGATAACTGGATGCTGCTCCGCGATGCGCCTGTACATACTCGTTTAAGAGGGCTCGTCAGCCCAGCCTTTACACCTCGTGCGATGGAACGACTCAGGCAGAATATCCGCAATATTGCGGAGCACCTTGCTGACGAGATGGCGGAAGGCAATGAAGCTGAGCTCATCTCGGGATTCGCATTCCCGCTGCCTGTTATCGTCATTGCAGAGATGCTTGGCGTACCGCCGGAGGATCGCGAGCTGTTCAAGGGTTGGTCGCATACATTTGCCCGTATATTGGAAGGTGGCGATCAGCCGCCGGACTTCGCAGGGCAGGCGATTGGCGCCGCCGAGGAGATCTCCGTCTACTTCCGTGACTTGATCGGAGAACACAAGAAAGCGCCGAAGGAAGATATGATCAGCGATCTGATACATGCGAAGGAGCAAGCCGATGCTCTGACGGAGCAGGAGCTTATCGCAACGTGCGTACTGTTGCTTGTGGCAGGTCATGAAACGACCGTGAACCTGATCAGCAATACGATGCTGGCATTGCTCGACCATCCAGAGCAGCGTGCTCTTCTGCTCAACCAACCGAAGCTGATCGCATCTACGGTTGAGGAAGGACTTCGCTACGAAGGACCTGTGCAGCAGACCTCCCGTCTTGCAGCTGCCGATTATTCGATTGGCGGTCAAACAATTAAGCAAGGACAATTTGTCACGGTCATGCTAGGTGCGGCGAATCGCGACCCGGCACAGTTTCAGGAGCCAGACCGTTTCCTCATTGAGCGAACGCCGAACCGCCATCTTGCTTTTGCTACGGGAGCTCATTTCTGCCTCGGCGCGCCGCTTGCGCGTATGGAAGGCGAGATCGCTTTGTCTGTCCTCATGCAGAAGTTTCCGAAGATGCATTTCAAAGACGAATATCCAAATTGGCGTCCGAACATGCTATTCCGCGGGTTAGGGACGATGCAAGTACAGTTATAA
- a CDS encoding pentapeptide repeat-containing protein: MFQEKEYYNEHFADMVFSKEELIGVKFYDCTFTKCDFSETVFDECRFSDCTFASCDLSMIKLLDSSISQASFKQCKLVGVDWTEASWSRIVVPGTLRFDECVLNHSTFIGLALPKSVIIGCTARNVDFRETNLQESNMTATNFAESLFSDTNLAGADLSHALNYAIDPSVNRISKAKFTLPEAISLLYSMDIELIED; the protein is encoded by the coding sequence TTGTTTCAAGAGAAAGAGTACTACAACGAGCATTTTGCGGACATGGTGTTCTCGAAAGAAGAACTTATCGGTGTCAAATTTTACGACTGCACATTCACGAAATGCGATTTTAGCGAAACGGTATTTGACGAATGTAGATTCTCAGATTGTACGTTTGCATCTTGTGATCTTAGCATGATCAAGCTGTTGGACAGTTCTATCTCGCAAGCGTCATTCAAGCAATGCAAGCTGGTTGGTGTCGATTGGACAGAGGCTTCATGGTCCCGGATCGTCGTACCCGGTACGCTGCGTTTCGATGAATGCGTGCTGAATCATTCCACGTTTATCGGTCTTGCGCTGCCGAAGAGCGTAATCATAGGCTGTACTGCTCGAAATGTCGATTTCCGCGAAACGAACTTGCAGGAGTCGAATATGACCGCTACTAATTTCGCTGAAAGCTTGTTTAGCGATACGAATCTGGCTGGCGCTGACTTGTCGCATGCATTGAACTATGCGATCGATCCGAGCGTTAATCGGATTAGCAAAGCGAAGTTTACGCTGCCGGAGGCCATCTCGCTGCTCTATAGTATGGATATTGAGCTCATCGAAGATTAG